The following proteins come from a genomic window of Mammaliicoccus sp. Marseille-Q6498:
- a CDS encoding ATP-binding cassette domain-containing protein translates to MAQNKEVLIDVQNLKQYFNVGKNNEVRAVDDISFKIYRGETLGLVGESGCGKSTTGRTLIKLYNATDGKVIFDNVDIQNIKKRKDLLKFNRRMQMIFQDPYASLNPRLKVMDIIAEGLDVHKLVSSKEERKKRVYELLETVGLSKEHANRYPHEFSGGQRQRLGIARALAVEPEFIIADEPISALDVSIQAQVVNLMQKLQDEKGITFLFIAHDLSMVKYISDRIGVMYFGKLVELGPSDQIYKHPQHEYTKSLLSAIPLPDPESERTRTRSAYNPDVHKYEDDDKLELREVGPEHYVYCSEKEFAEKKENYNKTFDLTEA, encoded by the coding sequence ATGGCTCAAAATAAAGAAGTATTAATTGATGTTCAAAACTTAAAGCAGTATTTCAACGTAGGGAAGAATAATGAAGTAAGAGCCGTAGACGATATTTCATTTAAAATATATCGCGGAGAAACATTAGGTTTAGTAGGTGAATCTGGTTGTGGTAAATCCACAACCGGACGCACACTTATTAAATTATATAATGCAACAGATGGAAAAGTAATCTTTGACAATGTTGATATTCAAAACATTAAAAAGAGAAAAGACTTATTAAAATTTAACCGTCGTATGCAAATGATTTTCCAAGATCCATATGCATCATTAAATCCAAGATTAAAAGTTATGGATATTATAGCTGAAGGATTAGATGTACATAAATTAGTTTCAAGTAAAGAAGAAAGAAAAAAACGTGTTTATGAATTATTAGAGACTGTTGGTTTATCTAAAGAGCATGCGAATAGATATCCACATGAATTCTCTGGTGGTCAAAGACAAAGACTAGGGATAGCAAGAGCTTTAGCAGTTGAGCCAGAATTTATCATTGCTGATGAACCTATTTCAGCTTTAGATGTATCAATTCAAGCTCAAGTTGTTAACTTAATGCAAAAATTGCAAGACGAAAAGGGCATCACATTCTTGTTCATTGCCCATGACTTATCAATGGTTAAGTATATCTCAGACAGAATCGGTGTTATGTACTTTGGTAAGTTGGTTGAACTTGGACCATCTGACCAAATATATAAGCATCCTCAACATGAATATACAAAATCATTATTATCAGCGATTCCTTTACCAGATCCAGAATCTGAAAGAACAAGAACGAGATCAGCATACAACCCAGATGTACATAAGTATGAAGATGATGACAAACTTGAGTTACGAGAAGTTGGTCCTGAGCATTACGTATATTGTTCTGAAAAAGAATTTGCTGAGAAAAAAGAAAACTATAACAAAACGTTTGATTTAACTGAAGCATAA